A genomic window from Oceanobacillus timonensis includes:
- a CDS encoding SMI1/KNR4 family protein: MAKIIEKYFTEYSYYIYATLVAGDFICLDYRNSVKEPIVCVWNHEESSDLNPVTYFVSNNFEEFLKTLTV; the protein is encoded by the coding sequence TTGGCAAAAATTATTGAGAAATACTTTACAGAATATTCATATTATATTTATGCAACGCTAGTGGCTGGTGACTTTATTTGTTTAGACTATCGTAATAGTGTTAAAGAGCCTATTGTATGCGTTTGGAATCACGAAGAATCTTCAGATTTAAATCCTGTAACGTATTTTGTAAGTAATAACTTTGAAGAATTTCTAAAAACTCTAACAGTATAG